The genomic region CCTCTTCGGGGACCACCACATCTACGGCAACGACGGCACCCACTTCTACACCCGCGGCAAGGTCGTCACCACCCGCTGGCCCGACCCCGCCGACGCCCCCACCGGCGTCGACCTCGGCTTCCCCCGCAACCACTGACCGCACCGCACACCCGCGTCGGGCCGTCCGGAATTCCGGGCGGCCCGACGCGTTTTCGCTGGGTTCCAGGTGCTCGTACACGCCTAGGAGCCGCGCGCCCGGCGGGCGGCGGCTGGCAGATGGCGGATGGCGGATGGCGGATGGCGGATGGCGGATGGCGGATGGCGGATGGCAGGACTGATACCGGGGTGGCGGAGACGACCGTGGTTTCGTCCCCGCCGCCCCGGCGGCCTGGTTCAGCGCCGACCCGGCGTCGCTACTTCAGCACCGCCGCAGCGGTGTTGAACGCCGCTGTGGCGGCCTCGCGCACCGGAAGCGTGCGGTGCATGTCGGACAGGATCTCCACCCCCCACGGACCGGACCAGCCGGCCGCGCGGAGCGCGGAGATGATGCCCGGCAGGTCGAAGGAGCCCTCGCCGCACAGGCGTCGGCGCCGGACCGTGTCCTCGAAGAGCGTGCCGATCACCTCACTGTCGGCGTCGTTGAGCTCCACACCCACGATGCGCGACGCGGGTACGTCCGCGAGATCGGCCGGAGGCGTGTGGGCGCGCTCGGTGTGCCAGACGTCGATGATGAGGCCACCCGCGGGATGCCCGGCGGTCTCGACCAGCCGCAGTCCGTCGTGCACGGTCTTGAGGTTGGACCAGGGCAGGAACTCGATCGCGAGCCGGGCGCCCACACCGTCGGCCTGTGCCGCCAGCGTGGCGAACTCCTCAGCCCAGTGGTCGAGTTCCCACGGCCGGTCCTCGACGTCCGGCCCGATCTTGAGGTGGCTCGCGCCGAGCGCCTCGGCGGTCCGCAGAAGATCCAGGCGGACGGCGTCCGACGCGGCACGCCGTGGTCCGTCGGCCCACCAGTCGACCAGCAGCTCCAGCTCCAGGTGGACCAGTCCGTTGTCCGCGAACAGGGACCGTACGCCGGACAGTCCGTACGTGCGCTCAGCCTCCACCAGGTCCTCGTGCAACAGGCCGAAGCCCTTGAACCCGGCGGCGCCCGCCGCTTCCACCCGCTCCCGCAGCGTCAGCGGGCTGCGCAAGTCGGGCTGCCCGGGCGCGGCATCGCCCGCGGTGGTCCAACAGGTGGCCAGCAGGTCTTCAGTAGTCATACCTGTTTCCTCTTCATAACGATTTCAGAGAATCCATCCTGACCATGGCCACCATCAAGGCCATTCCTTATCGAGGCCATTCCGATGATTCTCATGCGCGTCAATACGGCGAACAGCTGATAAATCCAAGCCGCTTGACATCAGCCCGGCTCCCTTTTGATTCCGCCCCGGAAGGCAAATCTCGGCAACCGTCAAAAACACATCACAAACACATCACAGATCCGCATCGCGCAACACGGTGCGCAGGTGTTCCGCGCTGGCCCACACGTCGTCCACGGGCCCCTTGCCGGCGGGCTCTTCGGTGAGGATGGTGTCCTGCTCAAGGACGTACCAGCCGTCGTAGCCGCGAGCCCCGAGGTGGGTCACGATGGCCCGGACGTCCACGTCACCGGCGCCGAGCGGACGGTACATGCCCTCCCGGACGGCTTCCGTATACGTGAGGCGGCCCGACTGGACCTTGGCGGCGAGGGCGGCGTTCACGTCCTTCATGTGGGTATGGGCGATTCGCTCGGGTGCCTGCCGGGTGAGCTCGGCGGGGTCGGTACCGCCGATGAGGAGGTGGCCGGTGTCGAGACAGAGGGAGATCGAGGAGTGCTCCAGCACGCGCTGGACCTCGTCGCCGTTCTCGATCATCGTGCCGACATGCGGGTGCAGCACGGCCCGTACGCCGCGCTCCGCGGCCAGCGCGGTCAGCCGGTCCAGGTTGGACAGCAACAGCTGCCAGCCGTCGGCGTCGAGCTCGGGCCGGGAGTCGTAGCCGTCCTGCCCCGTGATGGCCGACAGGACGAGGACGTCGGCCTTGGACGCGGCGTAGCTCTCCAGGAGCGTCTCGACCTCGGGCAGCGGGTCGTGCCCGGGCACGTGCAGCAGGAGCGGGGTGAAGCCGCCGACGGCACGGAGGTCGTGGTGGGCGAGGACCTGCGCCATGGCCTGCGGCTCGCCGGGCAGGAAGCCCTCGGGCCCGATCTCGGTGGCGGCGAGACCGACCTCGCGCATCTCCTTGAGGACACGCTCGGGCGTCAGCTGGTAGCCCCAGTCGGGCACTTCGCACACGCCCCACGAGATGGGCGCGCCGGCGATTCGCTGCGCTTGAGTGTTCATGCCGTGGCCTTTCGGTGGTTCCAGTCGGGGTTGGCGACCGCGGCCGGAGGTCGGCCGGCGAGCACGTCCGCGACACCGCGGGCGGCGTCGACAAAGGTAAGGGTCATGGCCCTGCTCGTCATCCCCATCAGATGCGGGGTGAGCACGACGTCGGGATGGTCGAACAGCGGGTGGTGGACAGCCGGTTCTGGATCGAAGACGTCCAGTCCGACACCGGCCAGCCGGCCGAGTTCCAGGGCGATCAGGGTGGCGTCCGGGTCGAGCAGGCCGCCCCGGCCGCAGTTGACGAGGATCGTCCCGGGCTTGACGCGGGAGAGCAGGTCCTCGCCGACCAGGTGGTGCGTGCTCTCCGTGAGCGGCACGTGCAGGGTCAGTACGTCGCTCACTTCGGCGAGTTCACCGAGATCGGCGCAGGCGACCTCGGGCGGAGGCGGGCTGTACGGGTCGTACGCCAGGGTCCGCATCCCGAAGGCGGAGGCGAGTTCACCGACCCGGCGGCCGATGCGGCCGTAGCCGACGATGCCCATGGTGGCGCCGTCGAGGTCGCCGACGGGCACGGTGTTCCGCTCCGCCCAGCGGTTCTCGCGCACCAGGTCGGTGAGCTGGCGCAGCCGCTTGGTCAGGTGCAGGGTCA from Streptomyces sp. NBC_00878 harbors:
- a CDS encoding sugar phosphate isomerase/epimerase, whose amino-acid sequence is MNTQAQRIAGAPISWGVCEVPDWGYQLTPERVLKEMREVGLAATEIGPEGFLPGEPQAMAQVLAHHDLRAVGGFTPLLLHVPGHDPLPEVETLLESYAASKADVLVLSAITGQDGYDSRPELDADGWQLLLSNLDRLTALAAERGVRAVLHPHVGTMIENGDEVQRVLEHSSISLCLDTGHLLIGGTDPAELTRQAPERIAHTHMKDVNAALAAKVQSGRLTYTEAVREGMYRPLGAGDVDVRAIVTHLGARGYDGWYVLEQDTILTEEPAGKGPVDDVWASAEHLRTVLRDADL
- a CDS encoding sugar phosphate isomerase/epimerase; protein product: MTTEDLLATCWTTAGDAAPGQPDLRSPLTLRERVEAAGAAGFKGFGLLHEDLVEAERTYGLSGVRSLFADNGLVHLELELLVDWWADGPRRAASDAVRLDLLRTAEALGASHLKIGPDVEDRPWELDHWAEEFATLAAQADGVGARLAIEFLPWSNLKTVHDGLRLVETAGHPAGGLIIDVWHTERAHTPPADLADVPASRIVGVELNDADSEVIGTLFEDTVRRRRLCGEGSFDLPGIISALRAAGWSGPWGVEILSDMHRTLPVREAATAAFNTAAAVLK
- a CDS encoding NAD(P)-dependent oxidoreductase, whose amino-acid sequence is MDGHVVVALGPVDPDTVGGILGDRVTFVTHPTPDDLAVAEGAIVRADRHVDEDFLVRAPRLRVIARTGVGVDLVDVAAATARGIPVVITPQSGSRAVAEGVLAMTLHLTKRLRQLTDLVRENRWAERNTVPVGDLDGATMGIVGYGRIGRRVGELASAFGMRTLAYDPYSPPPPEVACADLGELAEVSDVLTLHVPLTESTHHLVGEDLLSRVKPGTILVNCGRGGLLDPDATLIALELGRLAGVGLDVFDPEPAVHHPLFDHPDVVLTPHLMGMTSRAMTLTFVDAARGVADVLAGRPPAAVANPDWNHRKATA